A single region of the Vicia villosa cultivar HV-30 ecotype Madison, WI linkage group LG4, Vvil1.0, whole genome shotgun sequence genome encodes:
- the LOC131596958 gene encoding uncharacterized protein LOC131596958 gives MELTPNTTWSWMFGSIMKQRDSASHNMWNTLNQEQIFPMKKVYTHLLNAERINWSPLICSNPARPRATLCLWMQCHGRLPTKDRMLRFGFIQDSVCSMCSQDVETKEHVFFDCRFPRSVWCNILEWIGFKHTPLSWLDELRWVIDNSKKKGWRAKILKLAFAEVVYGIWAHRNNLIFGTDSTATLQTIRDCIVHRSWIDKSIRHHIAGLLL, from the coding sequence atggaGCTGACACCTAATACTACTTGGTCTTGGATGTTTGGTAGTATAATGAAGCAGCGTGACTCTGCCTCTCATAACATGTGGAATACTCTGAACCAGGAGCAGATATTTCCCATGAAAAAAGTGTATACTCACCTGTTGAATGCAGAAAGAATCAATTGGAGCCCTCTTATATGTTCTAATCCAGCTAGACCTCGTGCAACTCTATGTTTATGGATGCAATGTCATGGGAGGCTACCTACAAAAGATAGAATGCTCCGGTTTGGCTTTATCCAGGATAGTGTGTGCAGCATGTGTAGTCAGGATGTAGAGACAAAGGAACATGTGTTCTTTGATTGCAGATTCCCCAGGAGTGTTTGGTGCAATATTTTGGAGTGGATTGGCTTTAAGCATACCCCCCTGAGTTGGCTTGATGAACTGAGATGGGTTATTGATAATTCTAAGAAGAAGGGATGGCGGGCTAAGATCCTAAAGCTAGCTTTTGCAGAAGTGGTTTATGGGATATGGGCCCATCGCAACAACCTTATATTTGGAACAGATTCTACTGCCACTCTCCAGACTATCAGAGATTGTATAGTTCATAGGAGTTGGATAGATAAAAGCATTAGACACCATATAGCTGGATTACTATTATGA
- the LOC131596959 gene encoding uncharacterized protein LOC131596959, whose protein sequence is MARDVLRTNSFTDLKLRLISDRSEDGRVYNKPTVSEVAALIVGDIDSADKRDILIQRRNGGLQRIDEFHPAYLAYQYPLIFPYGEDGYRKNIMHRYRHETEVTKRNRQSIKDWFSYRLQQRRKEAKTLLYSRRLFQQFLVDGYAMMESERLNWLRDNQSKLRVGKYNNLAAQTDCDTRNEHQKRGKRVVLPSTFVGSKRYMDQLYFDGMAISSQLGFPDLFVTFTCNPNWPEIKRALSGTGLQPHDRPDIISKVFKIKFDTLMDDITKHHVVGKVIASVERMFYHLVGEKPIYYTDYARMENVLETASVTESMFTAWLVANAKYEEAQTLTYGQFVSKFVYHKKKREWKPRKKGFTIGRLIWVPPTTGELFYLRMMLTVAKGPTTYEEIRTVDNIQYDTFKDACFAMGFLEDDKEYIAAIKEASHWGTGHFLRKLFVIMLLSGAVNRPAHVWEQTWLLLSDGVLHTQRALAANPELDLTQEELQNLTLIEIEKLLQANRRTLKDFSPIPYPDAYVLEQLGNRLIYDERNYDTASMNSEFENLFAAFTDEQRSIYEKIIHAVESQKPAVFFLHGYGGTGKTYMWRTLAAALRSKHDICLTVATSGIASLLLPGGRTAHSKFRIPVPTMDNSTCKVEFNDDVADMLRQTKLIIWDEAPMAHKYAIESLDRTLKDVMSADKNSTDVFGGKVVVFGGDFRQILPVVPRGSRSDIVHCAINASYIWHSVEVLTLTRNMRLRTGSTQTDKNEIAQFSDWLLRIGEGRISEPNDDTAEINIPPDILITEFDDPIVAIVNSTYPDFINNFQCVDYLKREIRDYYSANSVDKSEIHDPAVVDILTPEFLSSLRTSGLPNHHLKLKVGTPIMLMRNIDQAEGLCNGTRLCITKMAAHVLEASIMGGKGMGNLVYIPRMDMSPSQSPWPFKLNRRQFPIIVSYSMTINKSQGQSLDNVGLYLPKDVFTHGQIYVALSRVTTKKGIKILIHDEEKKFREKTTNVVYKEVFNNV, encoded by the exons ATGGCAAGGGATGTTTTAAGGACAAATTCTTTCACAGATTTAAAACTCAGGCTTATTTCTGATAGATCCGAAGATGGCCGTGTTTACAACAAACCTACTGTCTCAGAAGTGGCTGCACTCATTGTGGGAGACATTGATTCTGCTGATAAAAGGGACATCTTAATTCAGCGCCGCAATGGTGGTTTGCAACGAATAGATGAGTTTCACCCAGCATATTTGGCTTATCAGTATCCTCTTATATTTCCTTATGGGGAAGATGGTTACAGGAAAAATATAATGCACAGATATCGCCATGAAACTGAGGTCACTAAGAGAAACCGTCAAAGCATTAAGGATTGGTTTTCTTACCGGTTACAACAACGTCGCAAAGAGGCAAAAACACTACTTTACTCAAGACGCCTATTTCAACAATTCTTAGTCGACGGCTATGCTATGATGGAATCCGAACGACTGAATTGGTTGAGAGATAATCAGTCGAAATTAAGAGTGGGCAAATATAATAATTTGGCCGCTCAAACTGATTGCGATACAAGAAATGAACACCAAAAGCGAGGAAAACGAGTTGTTCTGCCATCAACATTTGTTGGTAGCAAGAGATATATGGATCAACTATATTTTGACGGTATGGCCATTTCAAGTCAATTGGGATTCCCTGATTTATTTGTTACTTTTACCTGCAACCCAAATTGGCCTGAAATTAAAAGAGCATTGTCAGGCACAGGTCTACAACCCCATGATAGGCCAGATATCATttcaaaagttttcaaaataaagTTTGATACCCTCATGGATGATATTACAAAACACCATGTCGTGGGAAAAGTGATTGCAT CTGTGGAACGTATGTTCTATCATTTGGTTGGGGAGAAACCTATATACTATACAGATTATGCACGCATGGAAAATGTGCTGGAAACTGCAAGTGTGACTGAATCAATGTTTACTGCATGGCTGGTAGCAAATGCTAAATATGAAGAGGCACAAACATTAACTTATGGTCAGTTTGTCTCAAAGTTTGTTTACcacaaaaaaaagagagaatggaAACCGCGGAAAAAAGGCTTCACCATTGGACGTCTCATATGGGTTCCGCCAACAACTGGTGAACTGTTTTACCTGCGCATGATGTTGACGGTGGCAAAAGGACCAACAACATATGAGGAAATCAGGACCGTGGATAACATTCAGTATGATACATTCAAAGATGCATGCTTTGCAATGGGATTTCTTGAAGACGACAAAGAATACATAGCTGCTATAAAGGAGGCAAGTCATTGGGGGACTGGTCATTTTCTTCGAAAACTGTTTGTTATCATGCTTTTGTCTGGTGCTGTTAATCGCCCTGCACATGTTTGGGAACAAACTTGGctcctattatctgatggtgtctTACATACACAAAGAGCATTGGCTGCTAATCCAG AATTGGACCTCACACAAGAAGAGTTACAAAATTTGACTTTAATAGAAATTGAGAAACTGCTTCAGGCAAATAGAAGGACACTAAAGGATTTTAGTCCTATTCCATATCCGGATGCTTATGTTCTTGAACAGTTGGGAAACAGGCTCATATATGATGAGCGTAATTATGATACAGCATCAATGAACTCAGAATTTGAAAATCTATTTGCTGCTTTTACAG ATGAGCAAAgaagtatttatgaaaaaatcATCCACGCTGTGGAGTCTCAAAAACCTGCGGTTTTCTTCCTTCATGGTTATGGTGGTACCGGAAAAACATATATGTGGAGAACACTCGCAGCTGCATTAAGATCAAAACACGATATATGTTTAACTGTTGCAACTAGCGGTATAGCATCATTGTTACTTCCAGGAGGTAGAACTGCACATTCAAAGTTCAGGATACCGGTACCAACTATGGACAATTCTACTTGCAAGGTTGAATTCAACGATGATGTCGCAGACATGTTACGACAGACAAAGCTTATAATATGGGATGAGGCACCAATGGCGCATAAGTATGCAATAGAATCGCTTGACAGAACTTTGAAAGATGTTATGAGTGCAGACAAAAATTCAACTGATGTATTCGGTGGAAAGGTTGTTGTTTTCGGGGGCGATTTCAGACAGATTTTACCTGTCGTCCCCAGAGGCAGTCGTTCCGATATTGTACACTGTGCCATAAATGCATCTTACATATGGCATTCAGTTGAGGTATTAACATTGACAAGAAACATGCGGCTACGAACAGGATCAACACAGACTGACAAAAATGAGATAGCACAGTTTTCAGATTGGCTTTTAAGAATAGGAGAGGGCCGAATATCTGAGCCTAATGACGACACCGCCGAAATCAACATACCACCTGATATTCTGATAACAGAATTTGATGATCCAATCGTGGCCATTGTCAATAGCACATACCctgatttcataaataatttccaATGTGTAGATTACCTTAAAA GAGAGATTCGTGACtactacagcgcaaattcagttgACAAGTCTGAGATTCATGACCCAGCAGTAGTTGATATCCTCACACCAGAATTTCTAAGTTCCCTCCGAACATCAGGATTGCCAAACCATCACTTAAAACTAAAGGTTGGGACACCTATAATGCTCATGAGAAATATAGATCAGGCTGAAGGTTTATGTAACGGCACAAGGCTGTGTATAACAAAGATGGCAGCCCATGTACTGGAGGCTTCAATAATGGGTGGTAAAGGTATGGGAAATTTGGTTTACATACCTCGAATGGACATGTCACCATCCCAATCACCATGGCCATTCAAACTGAATAGGAGACAGTTCCCTATTATAGTTTCCTATTCTATGACAATTAACAAATCACAGGGACAGTCATTGGATAACGTTGGTTTGTACTTACCGAAAGATGTATTCACACATGGCCAGATTTATGTCGCATTGTCAAGAGTAACAACAAAAAAGGGAATCAAAATACTGATacatgatgaagaaaagaaattcaGGGAGAAAACTACAAATGTTGTGTATAAAGAAGTTTTTAACAATGTCTAA